The sequence TATACCTTTTCCGGAACGATCAAAAATGGCGCGACCCACCGGTTGGCGCTCACAATATTGGGGGGCACGACCACGCTGACTGGCTCCAATACCTATAGCGGCAACACGATGGTTGGCCGGGGAAAATTGATCATCCAACAACCCACCCTGGACAAAAATTCAACCGTTGTGGTTTCTAATGGTGCTATTTTGCAGCTCGGCTTTTCGGCCACGAACCAGGTGGGGGCGCTGGTGCTTAACGGCGTGAGTAAACCCCTGGGCGTCTATAACAACACCACCGACCCCACCTACCTCGCTGGCACTGGCAGTCTGCTGGTGGGGGGGGTGTTCCTGCCCGTTATCAGCGGTTCAACCACGTTCACCAACTTCATCACGAGTTATGGCCTGGCTTCGGCAGCGCAGAATTTCGCGGTCACCGGAACGAATTTGACCACAGATATCACTGCCACGGCAGCGCCCGGCTTTGAAGTTTCCACCAACAGCGGTACGCCCTACGACACCACCGCCACCCTCGCCAACGTGGGTGGCTTCGCCAGCGGGCAGATTTATATCCGCCTGTCGGCCACGGCGACGGCGGGCTCATATAACGCCTCCAACATCGTTGTGCTAACCAGCTTGTGGGCGACCGATGTCACCAACACGAGCACCGTCGCCGGCAACGTAGTAAATCAAGCCACACCGGTGTTGACGATCAATGCCACACCGATTGGCTACAATCAGGCTTTGTCGAATTCCAGCCTGGCTGCCAGCGTGGCAACGAATGCAAACAACCACGCGCAGGTATTGGGCGACTTTTCGTTCGCGACCCCGGCGATTGTGCCCAGCCTCGGCACCACGAATGTGGTCGTCATGTTCACGCCGTTTGATTCCACCAATTACACCAGTGTTACCACCAACGTGATCGTGACGTTCAACCAGGCGTTTGCCACGGTCACGTTGTCCAACTTGCGTCAACCTTATAACGGCATGGCCAGGCCGGTGGGGGTCAGCAGCGCGCCGTCCGGGTTGGCGGTGGGCCTGACCTACAGCAACGCGAGTTACGGCATAAGTTCCCGGGCCCCGACCAATACCGGCAGCTACACAGTCATCGGTACCGTCAACGATCTCAATTACTATGGTAGCGCGACCAACACGCTGATCATCGGGTCGGCTGCATTGCACTGGGCGGTCGCCGACGGCATTTGGGACTCGAACACAAGCTTGAATTGGAAAGATGCCCCCGATGCCGGCGTGGCGGATGCCTGCTATCTCGATGGTGACGCGGTGATATTGGATGACAGTGCGAGTGGGGTGCCGCCGATCAATGTGACGAACTCGGTGGTGGTGTGGCCGTCGAGCATCCTCGTCAACGTGACAAACAAGAGTTACAACCTTTCCGGCAATGCCATCACCGGCACCGCCGCGTTGACCAAAAACGGTCCCGGTACCCTGGCGCTCGCGAGCAGCAATAGTTGCAGCGGCAACCTGACGATCAACGGCGGCGTGCTGATGGTGACCAATGGCGGGACGCTCAATTCGCCGCAGGCCACGCTCAATATCGGGGCGCAAGCGGGTGCCAATGGCACGTTGGTGCTGGCCAACAGTCCGGGGGGTGTCACGGTGCAAAAGTTGCTGGCGACGAATGTGGTCTGCGGCGGGCCGACGAACTCCATCTTCAACTTCAATGGGGGGACACTGACGACTTCCAACAGCAACGGACTGGCCTCCAGCATTCTGCTGGCCTCCAATGTGAGCTGGACGGTCAACGGCAACTGGAATATGAACGGAGGCACGAACCTCATCAGCAGCGTGGCCACCAATGGCAATCCGTCCGCCTATGTGTATGTGGGCAATGGAACCAATAATGTGCTGGTGAGCGTGAATGCGAACACGGTCTGGTGGTTAACCATACCGACCAACAGTTTTGCGACCAATAATTTGTCTTTAACGATTGGCAGTGGCAATGCGACCAATAACGTGGTCACGATCAACGGCGGCACCTTGATCGTGACGAACGCTTACGGATTAAATGGCGGCACAATTCCGATCATCGTGGGCGGCAGTGGGGGAGCGGCGGGCAATCAACTGGTCATTACCAACGGGGGTCAGGTTTTCACCAAAGTGCAGGGGAACGGTAATCCGCAATGCGGCAACATTGGTGGCAGCACCGGACCTAATAACAGCTTGATTGTGGCGGGCACCAACGTGGCGGGTCGCAAAGCGACTTGGAATTTCGGTGCAGACCGGTTGAGTATTGGCTTTGGCAATGGGTCCAGCAATTGGGCCTTGGTGGGGCAAGGCGGGGTGATTACGAATGTCAACATATTCACATACGGCAAGTACTCTTCTTTGTTCATCACCAATGGGGGCCAGGTTTTCGCAGCCGCGTGTGTCATTGGACGCGGCGCACTTAACGCCAACCTTGTCGTGGCGGGGGCGGATGTCTCCGGCAGCCCGGCCCTGCTGGCGTTTCCCACGGCCGGCACGTTGACCGTTGGCGGCGGCTCTGCTACCCCAACGTCTCCGGCGCCCGGCACGAACACTCTAGCGGTGGTGGGGCCGGGCGGCCTCGTCACCAATGCCGGCAGCATTAATGTGGGCCAGGACACGAACTCGATCGGCAACCTGCTGGCCATCACCAATGGCGGGAAGGTGTTCAGCACCAGTAATAGCGCCATCGGCTTCGTGGCCGGCTGCAACAGCAACTCCGTAAGTGTCGGCGGCGGCGTTGGCGCCTCGCTGTGGAGTTTGGGCAATGCCGCGCTCACACTTGGCAACAACGCCAACGCGACGAACAACTCGTTGACGCTGCTGGGCGGTGGGGTGCTGTCCAATGTGTCCTCGGTGACATTGGGCGGGGTGAATTCCCGGCTTAGCTTCAACGGCGGGACGCTCGCGGCGGGCACCAATGGTAATTTGATTAACACCAACAACACCGTCTTCAACGCAACGAGCTATGTGCAGACGGGCGGGGCGGTCATAGACAGCGTCGGCTTTACAGTCACGAACCGCTTGCCGCTGCTGGAAGATCCGGGCAGTCCCGGCGGTCGCTTGACCAAACTGGGCAGTGGCACACTGAGCCTCCTGGGCACGAATAACTACAGCGGCGGGACGTCCATCAGCGCGGGCACACTGGCGCTGGCCGGGAACGGCTCGCTTGCCAACACGCCCTCCATTAGTATTGCTGCCGGTGCCGTGCTCAATGTTTCTGGCATCACCCCGGGCGGTTATACTTTAACGGGATCAACTCCCCAGCAGATTCTGTCCGCCAGCAGTAGCTTCGGTGTGGCGACCGTGAATGCGACCGGGAAGGTATTGACGCTCGCTCCGGGTGCTCTCGCCACGTTCAAGGCCGATGGCGCCGCCGGCACGGTGGGGAAGATCAGTGTGACGGGAAACCTGGCCCTCAACGCCAACGCCATCACCGTGGACGTTCTCAACGCAGTTCTGCCCGTTGGCACCAACCGTCTGCTGGGGTGTTCCGGCACCCTGGTCAACAGCGGGCAATTCGGAGCCCCCGCCATTACCGGCATGGGCTTGGGCTCTGGAAAAATTGCTTCACTCAATGTCGTCACCGGTGCTGCGGGTTATGTGGAATTGCAAGTTGCCGCCACTGTGCCGGGGCCGGGCTTTCCTGCGAACGGCATCATCGTTCTGCCGGGGGGCGTTGTTTCCCTGGCGGCGACGGGCACGGTGGGGGCGGCTTATCGGCTCTGGGCCGGAACCAATCTGGCCACAGCGCCGTTGACTAATTCCTGGATGATGCTGACCAATGGCACCCTCACTGTCAGCCCGATCACTATTCAAGATCCAGCGGCAACGAATTACCCACGCCGATTCTACCGTTTCAGCAGCCCATGATTTCAATCAACACCGAAGGTGTCCAGCCCAGCGGTTGAATCAGCAAGGGCAACCGAAGGCAGAAATCCAATCCGGAGGATTGGCAGAAAGTAGGCTGTAACTTAAACCGTGAATACCTGCAACCAGGCGAAATATTTGAGTATCGTTACCTCGCCTCCTGCTCATGCCGGTCTGGAGCGCGACACGATTCTTCCAGCTATATCTCTTTAAGGCTCGGCCTCTGAACTGGCGATCAGTTCATCCAACCTGAAGCATTGGTATCCGCCAGCCTCCAATTGATCCAATACCAGGCTGACGGTCTTTACCAAACGCTCGGCAGGGACGCCGCCATCGTGAAGCAGAAGGATGGCTCCTGGTTGGATACCGCGACCGATGCGTGCCGCAATTATCTCCGGGGATGATTCCCGCTTGTCCAAGCCGCGCACCGTGTAACCGGCCACTTGGAGGCCAAGTTCCCGCATGACCTGGAAGACGCGCTGGTTGGTCAGGCCCATGGGCGGGCGAAACAAGACGGGCGCCCTGCCGGTGATGCGTTGAATCGCCTGTTGGGCATCCGCAATGTCCGCGCGCAGACGGGCGGTGGAAAAGAGGTTGGTCACCGGATTGTGCTGCTGGGTGTGATTTTCCACCAAATGCCCGGCGGCGGCCATCTGTTTGGTCAATTCCGGCTGGGCGATGACGCGCTGGCCAATGCAGAAAAATGCCGCCCGAACGTGGCGCGCCTCCAGCAACGCCAGCAGCGCCGGGGTACTGGCCGGATCGGGACCGTCATCAAAGGTGAGCGCGACCACTTTGCGGCGGGTGGAGACGCGACAGATGCTGGGCCCGAACATCTGCCACTGCGGAAAAGAGACCCCTAGGCCAACACCCAAGCCGGCGAGGCTGAACAGCATGCTAAGCAACGCAAAGGCGGTCACCGGTTCGGCAAATCGCACGATGACAATTTCGAGCGCGAGCGTTGCAAGCAAGAGCCATTGGAACCGGGTGACGAGGCTGTATTTCGGAGGGCGGCTCATGAGTGGCGTTGGGTTATCCAGCCTGAACGCAGCACATCGCTTTCGTACCGGACGGGGATAACGTATAGAGCAAGACCGTGCGACACGGTGATTGCGGCACTGCAGTCGCCGGAAAATCAGCCAGGCAAAGCGCAGGGGCAATTTCACCGCGAACGAGTCCGATGGCGGTGAGAAAACCAAACGCCGAGGCGGCGGGAAATTCCCCGCACGCGTGTTGATAGGCACCGCAAGGGATGGGACGGCCAGCGCGGCGAGCAAGAGCGGCAGCCACCGCGTAGTAAAAAGGTTTCAATTGATGATTCCCATTAAATCCGGTCACCAGCAGGTCCACCCGATCCAGTGTTTCACCATTTTGAGCGAGCGTTTCAATAATCCAATCCGCCTCCGCACAGGCATCAATAGGTTGACCTGCGAGTGCATTGACCCGGCCCAACCGGATACCGTTTACCCAGGCAATGGGTGGTTGGTTTCCAGGATTGCGCGCCAAGGCAAAGACTGTACATCCTTCGCCCGGATAGACAGCCGGTTCCGATTTATTCCCCCAGCGTTGCCCGGTAGCCAGATGGTAGGCATTTAGTTCATCCGCTGCGCCAATCAACATGAGGTCCGCGTGTTGCGTCGCCAGTTCCCGACTGCCATGCCACAAAGCGGCCTCGAACGAGATTTCGCGCTGCACCATCGTGGAATTGAGCCCCGTTAATTCCAGTTCAAGGGCGATTTGCGACGCCAGCGAATTATGCACGGAATTGGTAAAGAACGCCGGGCGCGGTGCGCGCTCGTCATTGATAACCAGGTTTTCCACAAAGGCGGCGGTGTCGTTGAGCGAACCCAGGCCGGTGCCAAACGCCACCCCCGCACGCGCATTGGTGACTCCGGCGGCAGCCCAGCAACGACGGGCGGCAGCCACGGCCATCTGCTGAAGCCGGCCAAGCCGTCGGCGTTTCGCGGGCTCGATCAAGGCATCCGCGCCAAACGGTTTGCACGCCAGCACGGAGACGGTCCCGGCGGATAACGCGGCGGGCATCTCAAACTGCGTGGGCATCGCACCTCCCTGGCGGAAGGTATCCTGAATTTCTGCCAAGGTGCTGCCAGCAGCAGAAGCCGCACCGTACTCGAGAATCGCAAAACGGCCGCAATCCGGCCAGGGGACTTGCCCGTGCTCAACCAAGGTGTTTTTTTCGCCGACCACAGTGGGAACAACGCCCGACTGGCTAATACCCGGCCTCGCCGCATCCGCCCGGGAAAAAACCAATGCCGCGTTATTGCCGCCAAACCCAAATGAATTGCTCAGGATATGCGTCAGGGATTGCGAACGAAACTCAGTAACCGGCCCCCCGCCTGGTAGCCGTCGAGGTAAGGAGACGGACCGTTCCATCCCAAGGCCCGGATCGAGCGTCTCCATCCCGAGATTTGGCGGAACCGCTTGCTCCCGCAACGCCTGCACACAGATCACCGCCTTGATGGCGCCACTGGCCGCCAGAGTGTGACCGAAGAAACGTTTAACCGAGGCAAACGGCGGCACCTGGTCACCAAAAAGTTGACGCAAGGCTTTGGCCTCCATGGCGTCGTTGTCGGGCGTGCCGGTACCATGTGCGCTGACATAGTCAATGCGTGCGGGTTCCAGACCGCTACGCTCCAATGCCTGCCGCATGGCCGCAAGCGCGCCGCGCCCCTCAGGCTGCGGTGCCGTCGCGTGAAACGCATCGCAACTGGCCCCCCAACCGGAGAGCCGCGCCAGGATGGTGGCCCCACGCGCATGGGCGGTTTCTTCCGACTCCAGCACC comes from Verrucomicrobiota bacterium and encodes:
- a CDS encoding polysaccharide deacetylase family protein, with translation MSRPPKYSLVTRFQWLLLATLALEIVIVRFAEPVTAFALLSMLFSLAGLGVGLGVSFPQWQMFGPSICRVSTRRKVVALTFDDGPDPASTPALLALLEARHVRAAFFCIGQRVIAQPELTKQMAAAGHLVENHTQQHNPVTNLFSTARLRADIADAQQAIQRITGRAPVLFRPPMGLTNQRVFQVMRELGLQVAGYTVRGLDKRESSPEIIAARIGRGIQPGAILLLHDGGVPAERLVKTVSLVLDQLEAGGYQCFRLDELIASSEAEP
- a CDS encoding beta-ketoacyl-[acyl-carrier-protein] synthase family protein produces the protein MSRRSPVVTGIGILCAAGCGSRRVWEAIRDGRSGLGPLTLFSSPRFGHHLVGQVREDVDALAGKVRGSRSDKLAWIAAREALSSAGLNPAEVSNSSGLSPQRIGVIFGSTVGGMRGTEQFLHQLLREKRHRFGSLRFHECASSTDLCARMVQAQGPCTTISTACSAGAMAIAAAAELIEQGAADLVLTGGSDSLCRLTLNGFGSLLLLDPKGCRPFDAGRTGISLGEGAGMLVLESEETAHARGATILARLSGWGASCDAFHATAPQPEGRGALAAMRQALERSGLEPARIDYVSAHGTGTPDNDAMEAKALRQLFGDQVPPFASVKRFFGHTLAASGAIKAVICVQALREQAVPPNLGMETLDPGLGMERSVSLPRRLPGGGPVTEFRSQSLTHILSNSFGFGGNNAALVFSRADAARPGISQSGVVPTVVGEKNTLVEHGQVPWPDCGRFAILEYGAASAAGSTLAEIQDTFRQGGAMPTQFEMPAALSAGTVSVLACKPFGADALIEPAKRRRLGRLQQMAVAAARRCWAAAGVTNARAGVAFGTGLGSLNDTAAFVENLVINDERAPRPAFFTNSVHNSLASQIALELELTGLNSTMVQREISFEAALWHGSRELATQHADLMLIGAADELNAYHLATGQRWGNKSEPAVYPGEGCTVFALARNPGNQPPIAWVNGIRLGRVNALAGQPIDACAEADWIIETLAQNGETLDRVDLLVTGFNGNHQLKPFYYAVAAALARRAGRPIPCGAYQHACGEFPAASAFGFLTAIGLVRGEIAPALCLADFPATAVPQSPCRTVLLYTLSPSGTKAMCCVQAG